One region of Kytococcus sedentarius DSM 20547 genomic DNA includes:
- a CDS encoding AI-2E family transporter has protein sequence MKPLTALRNAFGSTGPSRTADDVAAPLPEDPEVHDDRSAVIASGFRIVAAFALRLLLILAALAAVLWLVGKLWVGVLPLLLALILTTVLQPVARFLRRFMTDGLAAMTTVIGALLVLLGVLTAIAPSLVDQSTQMADRAVTGIEEVQTWASGPPLNIQDSQIDKAITQLTQRIQEASGDIAGGVFTGVSAVASAFVTVLMTLVLTFFFVRDGEKFLPWISRLSGRTAAPHFLALGTRLWRTLGGYVRGQAIISAVDAVLIGIALVLLGVPMAGALIILTFLGGFVPIVGAVAVGILSILVALVSVGFTKALILLAVVLFVQNVEGNILQPIVQGKAMQMHEGLVLLSVTVGGSLFGIPGAFLAVPVAASVVVIMRYLNEQVDARSGADPQTQARERELEKQGKPHGHHQPEPDDTEADDPDGPDRPEGDGDRSDHPGDDTERSGRPTIEGTRTGTTGPQQSGRPGPATGGAHPAGA, from the coding sequence GTGAAACCACTGACAGCACTGCGGAATGCGTTCGGCAGCACCGGTCCCTCACGGACGGCCGACGACGTCGCAGCCCCCCTGCCCGAGGACCCCGAGGTCCACGACGACCGCAGCGCGGTGATCGCATCCGGCTTCCGGATCGTGGCGGCCTTCGCCCTGCGCCTGCTGCTCATCTTGGCGGCGCTGGCCGCGGTGCTCTGGCTGGTCGGCAAGCTGTGGGTCGGGGTCCTGCCCCTGTTGCTCGCCCTCATCCTGACCACGGTCCTGCAGCCCGTGGCGCGCTTCCTGCGCCGGTTCATGACCGACGGCCTGGCCGCGATGACCACCGTCATCGGGGCGCTGCTGGTCCTGCTGGGTGTCCTGACCGCCATCGCTCCCTCCCTGGTGGACCAGAGCACCCAGATGGCCGACCGTGCCGTCACGGGCATCGAGGAGGTCCAGACCTGGGCCTCCGGTCCCCCGCTGAACATCCAGGACTCGCAGATCGACAAGGCGATCACCCAGCTCACGCAGCGCATCCAGGAGGCCAGCGGTGACATCGCCGGTGGCGTCTTCACCGGTGTCTCGGCCGTCGCCTCGGCCTTCGTGACCGTCCTGATGACGCTGGTGCTGACCTTCTTCTTCGTCCGTGACGGGGAGAAGTTCCTGCCGTGGATCTCCCGCCTCTCCGGCCGGACCGCTGCCCCCCACTTCCTGGCCCTGGGCACGCGACTGTGGCGCACCCTGGGCGGCTACGTACGCGGCCAGGCGATCATCTCGGCCGTCGATGCGGTGCTGATCGGCATCGCGCTCGTCCTCCTCGGCGTCCCGATGGCCGGGGCCCTGATCATCCTGACCTTCCTCGGCGGGTTCGTCCCGATCGTCGGTGCCGTCGCGGTGGGCATCCTGTCCATCCTGGTCGCGCTGGTCAGCGTCGGGTTCACCAAGGCCCTGATCCTGCTCGCCGTCGTGCTGTTTGTGCAGAACGTGGAGGGCAACATCCTCCAGCCGATCGTGCAGGGCAAGGCTATGCAGATGCACGAGGGCCTAGTGCTGCTCTCGGTGACCGTCGGTGGGTCGCTGTTCGGCATCCCCGGCGCCTTCCTCGCCGTCCCGGTGGCCGCGAGCGTCGTGGTGATCATGCGCTACCTGAACGAGCAGGTGGACGCCCGCTCCGGCGCGGACCCGCAGACGCAGGCCCGGGAGCGTGAGCTGGAGAAGCAGGGCAAGCCCCACGGGCACCACCAGCCGGAGCCGGACGACACCGAGGCCGACGACCCCGACGGCCCCGACCGTCCTGAGGGTGACGGCGACCGCTCCGACCACCCCGGGGACGACACCGAGCGCTCCGGCCGCCCGACGATCGAGGGCACCCGGACCGGGACGACCGGACCGCAGCAGTCCGGCCGCCCCGGGCCCGCGACCGGCGGGGCGCACCCGGCGGGAGCCTGA